In Phaseolus vulgaris cultivar G19833 chromosome 3, P. vulgaris v2.0, whole genome shotgun sequence, the sequence GATGTTGTGGTTAAAATATTATCATCATCGCCTTTTTCGCCCTACTACCAAAGAATTCGGTTGACATTTATACATTTAACTGTTTTAATATATACCAGAAACAAAGAACCATATGATAGGTTTGTCACTTATTATTACTACATTTGCAAAGTACATAAAGAAGAGGACTTACCCACTTGCATCAGCAATCTCCCTTGTGATCTTCATTTTTTTGGTAGTGCCCTTATAGAGCTCTTCAAGGGTGCAAGGCAACCTCTTCTCTATAGGAGGTGCCTTGCGTGGACCCTGTTTCATTGGCCTTTCTCCTCCAAATGAACCCAATATATCTTCGTCAAAACCTCCACCGAAGGAACCACCCCTCatgccaccaccaccaccaccatcacCAAATGGGCTTGAAAACCCGAAAATCTCAGCAAAAATGTCATCTGCGTGTCTTGGATTGAACCTGAATGCTGTTGGACCATCCCCAGTTTGGAAGAACGTTGGCCCACCAGCATCTGCAGGCGGTACTTGCCCTTTCAGCCCTTCTTCTCCATACTGATCATAAATTGCTCTCTTCTTGGGATCACTCAAAACCTTCACCAAACCAATACACCAACTTAAATAGACAAAATCTGACACGTTGCAATAGACAAAAAGGAAAGACGAAGCTATTTATTTTTACAGTACAGAAAGAAAGATTCTCATTTAGAATACTACAAACATTTAACCTGCATAAACAAATTCCAATAACACAAATTGAACAGAGGAAGTTTAAGGAAGGAAAAGATAAGCAACCTCGTAGGCTTCAGACATCTGCTTGAACTTAGTCTCAGCCTCTTCCTTATTGGTTGCATTCTTGTCGGGGTGCCATTTCAAGGCAAGCTTTTTGTAAGCTTTCTTCAAATCTTTCTCCGTGGCATTCTTGTCAACCAGCAAAATCTTATAGTAGTCCACACCCATCTTCCTTCACTGTTGAATCACCCTCAAGACTCAAGCTTCTTGATTATCTTGTTAATGGAATATATGTCAAACTTCGAGACACTGAATTCAATATTGCTTCCTTACTTTAGTGGTATTAGCCcactttaatataaatttaatatcatCTTATAAAATATTGGGTAGTATTAATCAAATCAATAAATTCTATTATTAGTAAATAAtggataatttttaaaatttaaaataatatgtgATAAGGGATTGCATTAAACTTAAAACAGCATAAAGTATTACTCGAACATGTTAAAACATCATGGATCTAATTTTCTCCAATTCATCAAGTTTAGTTTCAGATTATATTAGTAAAAATGGATAtttaaataagattattttatttacatatcATTGATTTTATCTTAAACAATTGTATTAAAGTAGAAAACTTTTCTTTATTAAGTCTTGATATAATTGCATTCTTAATACTAAAACTAGCTAATTAAGTTAGAAAACACTTTCACTATTATCCAACAATGTTCcatttaagttttaaaattacaaaataaaagacCAAACGTTTTcataatttcagaaaaaaaatattataaccttaAGAAATAATCAACGGGTGTTCTTAATTCTAAGAActaatttgatttattattttcttaaaatggcTACGATAATAAATTGTGAatattcatcttcttcaactttaacttacataaactaaaatttaggttttaaaagttatattactTTTCTTAAATTAATCTAATTATGTGTTTGGGTTGTGcaattaatttttactttggGTAATGATACCTTACCAGTTCCATCCACttcatagaaaaaataatagaataatttaTAATAGAAGAACTTAAACTTGGGTGCTGCTGTCATGGACAAGATCAACCCAAGTGGAGACCAACATGGGATTCTGGAGCTCACTGTCAACATCATGCTCATTTGATGTTGAACATAATTCGGATTAAATAACCAACACAGGTCCCACAAATCCCACGTGGTAAAGTGATTCCATAACTAGAATGAAATAGAACAGTGATTCCATAACTAGAATCCTTTTCCACGTGATAACTGAACAAGTCATTAAAGTGCCAAATCCCCAATACACATCAGGTAGAAGATGATGATGACCTTTGATCACAACATTCAAACACACTAAGCTGACTTTGATGACAGATAAATCCAACTTGAATGAGAAGTGCCTGTGACACATTGAGTGATGTTTCCTAGGTTTCCTGTTTCAATTTTCTAAGCTTTTTTGTACAAAGGCATTTAGTATCAGAATTATACATGATCATACTGGTTTAAATGATCTTATCCAACTTGCAGATGAACAACAAAGAAGTAAATATTTGGATTCTTAAATCATTACTAGAGTGACCAAAGTCTCATCTAAAGATTTTATACATTCATCATAACTCAATTGCACTCTTTTAATATCTCTCTCTAGATTCAGAACGTTCAAGTCCACATTCATTACCACAAATATAACAATTGGACACAAATATGCAGATGCAAGGTCCCTTAAGCATCGATGAAGCAAGATAGAAATAAGAACAAAGTAACATatattcaaaaatcaaaatattagaactaaagatatatataaaaaaatttaaaatcatttttgttTTCATCTCAATGAAGCAGATCAACATAACTCCAAGAAAGCAGGACGTGAACTATACGAATGACAAACTCATCTAAACTAACTAACAAAATGAGAAAGGCCCCGATAACTATGAATGACAGGTAAATCTAGGAAGTTGATTTCATTTAGTGTACACGGTACTAGAAAAAGATGACACTAGATTATTTTTCTTCAGATCCCTTGGGCAACATACGCCTCTCTGACAAATTTTGGagtttttcttcttcatgttcAAACACTTGCTGTCGGTAGAAAGCATGCATACGATCAAAAAGCCGCTTCTTCAATGACTCAAAAGCCAGATCGAATCTTTCTAGTTGCTCCATGGCATTTGCATTATACAAGAACAATCCATAGTACAGATCAAAACTATCTCCAGCAGTATTTTCGACCAAACTCAACAATGTCTCGTAACCCTTTGTGTCAATTGGCGTTGCCTCCAACTTGAGTTTTTCTAAAAATCTTCCTGTAGTATGCGTGATAAATTGTGATCCAGCTGCATGCCAATCATGTTCTGCACATGACATTTCAACCATTCGGCACCCTTCCCTAGAAAAAATGTCCAGAAACCGATCACATCGTGAAGTTCTTGATTCATCTGTTCCTATTCTAACTTTATCATAAACAAAAGCAAGACCGTTCCACCCATTTTTTCCACTCTCTGGCCCAAACATAGGATGCGTGCAGAGAATATCAAAATCATGTGACAAATGTTGAAGAAACAAATTTCTAGGAAATTCTTTGACAGAAAGTACATCAACAAATAAAGTACTTCTTTTCAATCTCTGCACGGGCAATGATTTAAGAACTTTCTCTGTGGAAAGGATTGAAGTGCAAAGTAAAATCACTTCTGGATGTTGTTCAAAAAGATCATCAACATTATTAAAATACGAAGCCCCCATTTCCTCAGCCACACGAGAGTAGTCCGATCTAGAGTATGCCAACACTTTATGACCTTGACGCACAATACTTTTTGCAAGAAACTGACCAAAATTGCCGAAACCAATAATTGCAATCTTCAGCTTTGTGCTGTC encodes:
- the LOC137805924 gene encoding uncharacterized protein, whose amino-acid sequence is MGVDYYKILLVDKNATEKDLKKAYKKLALKWHPDKNATNKEEAETKFKQMSEAYEVLSDPKKRAIYDQYGEEGLKGQVPPADAGGPTFFQTGDGPTAFRFNPRHADDIFAEIFGFSSPFGDGGGGGGMRGGSFGGGFDEDILGSFGGERPMKQGPRKAPPIEKRLPCTLEELYKGTTKKMKITREIADASGKTLPVEEILTLEIKQGWKKGTKITFTEKGNELPNVIASDIVFVIDEKPHPVFTRDGNDLVVTQEVSLAEALSCYTLHFTTLDGRVLNITINSVIHPNYEEVVPREGMPISKDPSKKGNLRIKFNIKFPEKLTSEQKAGIKKLLQH